The Sphingobacterium bambusae genome includes a window with the following:
- a CDS encoding DUF4374 domain-containing protein, whose protein sequence is MYSIIKRSLFGSLALAAVTFLSVSCSDSSNEPDTPAQEEPNFIISYSTDNGTFMVPIKDLMNGVITPVGNGTDVTSIFTWGENKIQKGKYFYHLDPTAKKFGKYSIENGLLQTIKVVPFSTLSSLYLGWHTWLDDTHLAFGPRSSNEYTVVDINTLDVTASGTFDTGTAVPKDHQIRLYAMVSQGDKIFLGYSLYNQITKVVYDTTYTAVVDYPNFANFKLTGKDLRSNPIGPVRNGYFHKFKDNGYTYLMTYPMPMLGGGKANMPTGFFRIKDGEQTLDQDYFFNVSAQRNGDNQLGVQYLGNGKALLISAHDAANNVKVKDDWWYAVMWEYLIVDVNTQKVVKKLDFPLVSNSSSALVHNGKAYIAVNDPTADAIYIWEYDPETDKLTRGAKIEGGDNDTPILYNLNK, encoded by the coding sequence ATGTACTCTATCATTAAAAGAAGCCTATTTGGCTCGCTAGCTTTAGCAGCCGTTACTTTTCTGTCGGTCTCTTGTAGCGACTCATCTAACGAACCTGACACACCAGCACAGGAAGAGCCCAATTTCATTATTTCTTACAGCACCGATAACGGAACGTTTATGGTTCCCATCAAAGACCTAATGAACGGCGTGATTACACCCGTAGGCAACGGAACGGATGTAACCAGCATCTTTACTTGGGGCGAAAACAAAATCCAAAAGGGTAAATACTTTTACCACTTGGATCCTACAGCCAAAAAATTCGGAAAATACAGCATCGAAAACGGTCTATTACAAACCATAAAGGTCGTTCCCTTTTCAACCCTTTCCAGCCTATACCTTGGTTGGCACACCTGGCTGGACGATACCCACTTGGCCTTCGGCCCGCGCAGTAGCAATGAATATACCGTTGTTGACATTAACACACTGGATGTAACAGCATCAGGAACCTTTGACACGGGAACAGCAGTCCCTAAAGATCACCAAATTCGCCTTTATGCTATGGTTTCACAAGGCGATAAGATTTTCCTTGGTTATAGCCTATACAATCAGATTACCAAAGTCGTTTACGATACCACTTATACCGCAGTCGTGGACTATCCGAATTTTGCCAACTTTAAATTAACCGGAAAAGACCTCCGCTCGAACCCTATTGGCCCGGTAAGAAATGGCTACTTCCACAAGTTCAAAGATAATGGCTACACCTACCTGATGACCTATCCGATGCCTATGCTCGGAGGCGGTAAAGCCAACATGCCTACAGGATTCTTCCGTATTAAGGATGGTGAGCAGACCTTGGACCAAGACTACTTTTTCAACGTAAGCGCGCAACGGAATGGTGACAACCAGCTGGGCGTACAATACCTAGGTAACGGAAAAGCACTCTTGATCTCCGCGCATGATGCTGCCAACAATGTCAAGGTAAAGGACGATTGGTGGTATGCCGTGATGTGGGAATATCTTATCGTGGATGTTAACACGCAAAAAGTGGTTAAGAAACTGGATTTCCCGTTGGTGTCCAACTCCAGCTCGGCACTTGTCCATAACGGAAAAGCCTACATTGCGGTCAACGACCCTACGGCAGA
- a CDS encoding TonB-dependent receptor domain-containing protein, whose amino-acid sequence MLDIKWTCCSLLLFLTLSVQGQYYKITGKITSTSGAGIAGAKIDLSTGEQTLSDIKGDYEISTKSSKGNYLLRVHSLGHQEQERKITLADNKLLRADFQLVESANHIEKVEITGRRVAQKIKETGFNVNVIETKEFANTNTDINQLLNRSTGIRIREQGGLGSNFSFSLNGLSGNNVRFFMDGIPIESMGSGLSFNNIPVNIAERIEVYKGVVPAYLGSDALGGAINIVTNRDKSKFLDLSYSLSSFNTHRTALSAGYTEPKTGLRFNLNTYYNYSDNNYLMRTNPEAGLYLVVPKRTVGDDEFGSVKQSYDTIPSARRFHDSYESYMTQLEVGLSNKKWADLAVLGFTHTFVDNDVQTGATQERVLGKVHNTTRSFTPSFRYRKDRLFTDGLSASMYTNFSNSKSVITDTASYNDYTWLGYHLDTYFPNAGELTSNKSIQHQKNNTFFAQANVNYALRPNHIFTLNHNVNSFTRESYNEIDPYNDFYNKTNRTTQHTTGLNYQQVLLKERLNNSFFVKRYTVIGKTQGGENPSTDESTSFTGYGAASNFRILEKLGIKASYEHAYRLPSFVELHGDGINVDASPGLKPVNSDNYNLSLYYQYVQGDHDVFFDGGLFYRNAKDYIINTTYEGQFGTRRYSSNEGGIKINGADVELRYNYKGGLIRAMVNLSYYNAVDREKYIKGTNRTKISYGNRTPNEPWLYGNADLSTIVRDAFGKKNTNLFINYYLQFVNDYSLSWSKLGDKSTKDYIPAQWLHNIALTYSFGMNKYNVTIEGRNLTDEIAYDMFKLQKPGRSYAIKFRYFLQSIK is encoded by the coding sequence ATGCTTGATATCAAATGGACCTGTTGTTCACTATTGTTATTCCTTACTTTAAGTGTACAAGGCCAGTATTACAAAATCACAGGTAAAATTACGTCAACGTCCGGGGCAGGAATCGCCGGCGCAAAAATCGATCTGTCAACCGGCGAGCAGACGCTTAGTGACATAAAGGGAGACTACGAGATCAGTACAAAGTCTTCCAAAGGAAATTATTTACTTCGTGTACACAGCCTAGGCCACCAAGAGCAGGAGCGAAAAATAACTCTTGCGGATAATAAGCTCCTACGCGCCGACTTTCAACTTGTTGAATCGGCCAATCATATCGAAAAGGTTGAGATTACAGGTAGGCGTGTGGCACAGAAGATCAAGGAAACCGGCTTCAACGTCAACGTTATCGAGACCAAAGAATTTGCCAATACAAATACCGACATCAACCAATTGCTGAACCGTAGTACAGGTATTCGTATTCGCGAACAGGGGGGACTCGGTTCCAACTTTAGCTTTTCGCTTAATGGATTATCAGGCAACAACGTCCGATTCTTCATGGACGGGATACCGATCGAGTCGATGGGCAGTGGACTATCCTTCAATAACATCCCGGTTAATATAGCCGAGCGGATAGAGGTATACAAGGGGGTCGTTCCCGCCTACCTCGGATCGGATGCACTTGGAGGCGCAATCAATATCGTGACTAACAGGGATAAGTCGAAGTTTCTTGACCTCAGCTACAGCCTATCTTCGTTTAACACCCATCGAACAGCACTAAGCGCCGGATACACAGAGCCTAAAACTGGACTTCGTTTCAACCTGAACACATATTATAACTACTCGGACAACAACTACCTGATGCGGACCAACCCTGAGGCTGGCCTCTACTTAGTAGTTCCCAAAAGAACGGTAGGCGACGATGAATTTGGTTCCGTTAAGCAGTCCTACGATACTATACCTTCGGCACGAAGATTTCACGATAGCTACGAGTCCTACATGACACAGCTTGAGGTAGGTCTAAGCAATAAGAAGTGGGCCGATCTGGCCGTCCTTGGCTTCACTCATACCTTTGTAGACAATGATGTACAGACCGGAGCTACCCAAGAACGAGTGTTGGGGAAAGTGCACAACACGACAAGAAGCTTCACACCGAGCTTCCGATATCGTAAAGACCGCCTGTTTACCGATGGTCTTTCTGCTTCGATGTATACAAACTTTTCCAATAGTAAGTCGGTTATTACCGACACAGCCTCTTACAACGACTACACTTGGCTGGGCTACCACTTGGACACTTACTTTCCCAATGCCGGAGAGCTCACTTCAAATAAATCAATACAGCATCAGAAAAATAATACCTTTTTTGCACAGGCCAATGTAAACTATGCCCTTAGGCCCAACCACATCTTTACGTTAAACCACAACGTAAATAGCTTTACCCGAGAATCATACAACGAAATTGATCCGTACAACGATTTCTATAACAAAACAAATCGTACCACACAACATACTACAGGTTTAAACTACCAACAAGTATTATTAAAAGAACGATTAAACAACTCCTTTTTTGTCAAAAGATATACCGTAATTGGTAAAACCCAAGGCGGAGAAAATCCCTCGACAGACGAGTCAACAAGTTTTACCGGCTACGGCGCCGCCAGCAATTTTCGCATTCTAGAGAAATTGGGTATCAAGGCTTCCTACGAGCATGCATATAGACTTCCCAGCTTTGTAGAACTTCACGGAGACGGCATCAACGTGGATGCCAGCCCCGGTTTAAAACCTGTAAACAGCGATAACTACAATCTTTCTCTATACTATCAATATGTTCAAGGTGACCACGATGTGTTTTTTGATGGGGGCTTATTCTATCGTAATGCTAAAGACTACATCATCAACACAACCTACGAAGGGCAATTTGGCACTAGAAGATATTCTTCCAACGAGGGTGGAATCAAGATAAACGGAGCTGACGTTGAACTGCGTTACAACTATAAAGGAGGTCTGATCAGAGCGATGGTCAACCTGAGCTATTACAATGCGGTAGACCGTGAAAAGTATATAAAAGGAACGAATAGAACGAAAATCAGCTACGGAAACAGAACACCCAATGAACCATGGCTTTACGGTAATGCCGATCTAAGCACGATTGTACGTGATGCTTTCGGCAAAAAAAACACGAACTTGTTCATCAATTACTACCTCCAATTTGTAAACGACTATTCTTTGAGCTGGTCGAAACTCGGCGACAAGTCAACGAAAGATTACATTCCGGCACAATGGCTGCATAATATTGCTTTAACCTATTCTTTCGGCATGAACAAATACAATGTTACGATCGAGGGGCGCAACCTCACCGATGAGATCGCTTATGATATGTTTAAGCTGCAGAAACCTGGTCGTTCCTACGCCATCAAGTTCCGCTATTTCTTACAATCCATTAAATAA